A window from Chiroxiphia lanceolata isolate bChiLan1 chromosome 3, bChiLan1.pri, whole genome shotgun sequence encodes these proteins:
- the LOC116783636 gene encoding TFIIA-alpha and beta-like factor isoform X1, producing the protein MDHGSPVSMLYKSIIEDVIEGVRELFAEEGVEERVLKDLKQLWETKVTESKATEGFFRRGHCSPQFTLQLPHNFHSVLQASAASFVIPAGRGFQHFTAAELGPSQAGTTLALPSAVAYPIHLPAGVTLQTAPGQLYKVNVPVMVTQASGDSSILHPPVQQIIHPLGQPSLLQASVAGVAQMNAPSFQAAGETLQPQEAVVQQTMIFKPNIAEKKPLENSASLVQQPPESQQELATNAVLNRCADSTENSQHDNLHTAVFTPESSVGLFLDESLANSSSSVLLDVEGQLDMEPPDLVQQQVSDDIIDLIISSESLDDNAFLKGQGSIASSDKTEYNFRSEKDTCSAIEGIIQLDGTGDVSAKEEIACTKNKEENEFIGIIESEDLKVLDDEEDYDEECDSTSNMESSCSGGDNEDLQIDIVEEDPLNSGDDVSEQDIPDLFDTDNVIVCQYDKIHRTKNKWKFFLKDGVMSFEGKDHVFAKAIGDAEW; encoded by the exons ATGGATCACGGCAGCCCCGTG tctATGCTGTACAAGTCCATTATTGAAGATGTGATTGAAGGTGTGCGGGAACTTTTTGCAGAAGAGGGGGTAGAGGAGCGGGTTCTGAAAGACTTGAAGCAG ctttgggAAACCAAGGTGACAGAGTCTAAAGCAACAGAAGGCTTCTTCAGGCGTGGCCACTGTTCTCCACAGTTCACCCTGCAGCTGCCACACAATTTTCACAGTGTTCTGCAGGCTTCAGCAG CTTCTTTTGTCATCCCAGCTGGCAGAGGttttcagcatttcacagcTGCAGAACTG GGGCCCTCACAAGCAGGGACAACTCTTGCTCTCCCTTCGGCTGTTGCTTATCCCATACACCTGCCAGCTGGAGTGACACTACAGACAGCCCCAG GGCAACTTTATAAAGTAAATGTGCCTGTTATGGTTACACAGGCCTCAGGAGATAGCAGCATTCTACACCCTCCTGTGCAGCAGATAATTCATCCCCTTGGGCAACCTTCACTTCTGCAAGCCAGCGTTGCCGGTGTTGCACAGATGAATGCACCTTCTTTCCAGGCAGCTGGTGAAACATTGCAACCCCAGGAGGCTGTTGTCCAACAGACTATGATATTTAAACCaaacattgcagaaaaaaaacccctggagaACTCTGCTTCATTGGTCCAGCAGCCTCCTGAGAGTCAGCAGGAACTTGCAACTAATGCAGTGTTGAATCGGTGTGCAGACTCCACAGAAAACTCCCAGCACGACAATCTTCACACAGCTGTGTTTACTCCAGAATCCTCTGTAGGGCTTTTTCTCGATGAATCCTTGGCAAACAGCTCGAGCAGTGTACTGCTGGATGTGGAGGGGCAGTTGGACATGGAGCCTCCAGACctggtgcagcagcaggtgTCTGATGATATCATTGACCTGATTATCTCGAGTGAAAGTTTGGATGACAATGCATTCCTGAAAGGTCAGGGCAGCATTGCTTCCTCTGACAAG ACAGAATATAACTTCCGATCGGAGAAGGATACCTGCAGTGCCATTGAAGGCATAATCCAGCTAGATGGTACTGGTGATGTTTCTGCCAAGGAGGAAATAGCATGTacaaaaaataaggaagagaaTGAATTCATTGGAATTATTGAATCAGAGGATCTAAAAGTTCTGGATGATGAGGAAGACTATGATGAAGAATGTGACAGTACTTCAAATATGGAGTCTAGCTGCAGTGGTGGTGATAATGAAGACCTCCAAATAGATATAGTTGAGGAG gACCCCTTGAACTCTGGTGATGATGTCAGTGAACAGGACATTCCAGACTTATTTGACACCGACAACGTGATCGTTTGTCAGTACGACAAG aTACATCGAACTAAGAACAAATGGAAGTTCTTCTTAAAAGATGGAGTGATGTCCTTTGAGGGTAAAGACCATGTTTTTGCAAAAGCCATTGGAGATGCAGAGTGGTGA